Genomic window (Apodemus sylvaticus chromosome 22, mApoSyl1.1, whole genome shotgun sequence):
TGGTAAATATGACAGTGATATTCacctgtttcattggaaacctcattttctgcaCAAGGCGAACATTTATAACAACAGGCAGCCTTACCCTCCTGGGGGGATTTTCTGAATCCAGGGACACAGCTCTCACTGCACAAAGAATGAGGAATCTGAGAATCAAATGCCCCAGAGAAATTATTCAGTTGTGCACAGTTTTAAAACACtagaaatataattaataattaataactagatagcatattttcatatatataactTCAGATTGCCAATATTCACTACTCCTTTGAGCTGGTATTCTCTCCAAAATTCAATGTGTTTAAACCATCATCCAGAGACAACAAATCTCTGAACAATTGTGGAAATGTAAGAGGTAGGGTAACTAAGGGGCCATTAGGTCACCTGAGTCCATATCTGGAAACACATCTAGAATGGCATTCATTTCCAACTGTGTGCTTTGTAATCATGGGCCAGAGAAGAGTTTTCATAATAGTGGTAGTTAACATATGTTTGAATATAACCTTTTAATGTTCAGATTTACAATACAAACAATTCTTTGGACATTCAGGTGAAAAAGACTCTACAAGATGTTTCTTGAAGAGGGAAAATTTACTCTAAAAGTAGACAGTTCCATTTTATGGGTTGTTGGCATGGAAAGAGTGTAAAGCAGTAAGGGTTACAAACACCACTATACACTTCAACCTCTTTTCTAACGGACAGAAAAAGGAATGTGAATTAGTTTCTTAGGCACCTGTATCCATGAACACTTAAATCTTCATACTCTTGTTCCATGGCATGAGGCACAAGTAAACTGTTTTTCTGATCAATTGTTTACAGTAGGTGTTTTCAGTAGGAACACATGCAGataacatgtgcacatgcatctcAATTCTGCTGTCCATTGCCCAGGGCAAGAACACTAAAGGTCAAATGAAAATGTATTGATATTTTCTACTCTGGGAATCATATTAATCCTTTTGCTAGTAATAAACAGATACCATATATATTAACCATGGAGAAATGTATGAAAAAAGTGATTGTTCAGATTGAGGCAACAAAAACTTTACATTGACAGGTTTCTTATTGTTGTTTGTATTAATGGACCCTGTGTAGGGAACTAGAATTCATTATATTCACAAATGTTTATTTATGGTGAAGTCACTGCAATGATATAAGACCCAACATACCTCTGTAAATCCTATAGCCCACTGTATCATGTCATCAGACAAAGACAGTTGTTGCCACTGTGGAGCCTTGGGAGAAAAGACTCCAACTTTCATCTTTTGTCTGAAGCCATTTGGaaaattagcaaaattaaaaatatcatattctgcatctattttcctttgtgaaTCCAAAATGACTTGGCTTCCATCACCACTTTTAAAATTGACATTCTGGAGAAAAGTGTTGAgctaaaagaaatacaaaacattATAGTACAATTATTCCCAATAAATGATCAATAAAATCAATATAGAAAATTTTCTCACTCACATTAATACCTCATTAGACATGTAAGCTAAAGGAAGCTATTACttattatttctataaatgtCCCCCAAATGGCAGTATCATAATGTTTCAAACCTGGCTGTCAgcatcaaatctctctctctccatcccccctctctccctctccctccttccttttcctctcccccctctttctctctccccctctctgtctctgtctctctctgtctctgtctgtctgtctgtctgtctgtctgtctgtctttctgtctgtctgtctctctcttacacacacacatacacacacaagatttAACAAATAAATAGTGTATGAGGTGATAGTCATAACAATTATTTTTGggaaaatactcaaaattcaATTTGtacattttggtttgcatttccaaaGTGTAAAATAATGATCAGCTAGTTAATATAGGCATCACTTCAGTAACTGAATATTAAGGGTCTATTAACATTTGACAATTAAGAATctttaacttcatttttttcagaaatattcataGGTATAAGTGGGTTTGAAATCACTTATTTTACCATGAGAAAATTATGTGATTATTTGTTACACAATAGCTTTTTGACATTCATGCaataatttcttaatattttcttaatattttcttccattaatCATGGACTATAGCACATCCATTAAGCATGGACAATAGGTTTATgcaataaatttagaaaagaaattgcATATAAACTGTCATTTCACTTTCTGTAAAATCTAGAATGTTCTATAGTATATTGAGTGATTTACTGAGATTCCATATAGCATAGCAGTATAGTTAAAATGCAGAGCAAGAGAAATTACCTCCCATGGGTATACATTCTTCTCGGAGATTTGATGAGAATAAAGTTGCATTTGTTGTAGGGTCATATCATGGAGACTGTGagccacagcatacacagaattgtacacattgtaactccCCTCAGTCATTTCCATGAACCCAAGATTTGCAGGCAAATATTCCAAGGAAAAATTGTGTCGACAGTTACCCAATATTTTACAGTCAGGAACAGAAATAGAGCAATTGAAATGTACATACCAAACACGAGCAAGAAAACCGTCATCTGGGTATTTGGAAGGGTTATAGTTTTTTacaaacttttgaaaatcatgtaTCTTGTCATGATGTTGTTCAAAGAAGAGGGATCCATGCAAataatcaaacagaaaaaaatcatctacCAGGCCTATATCCCATTGAGAATACATGACCCATACTTTCCATGGTAATAACATTAACTGACTAAGAATTTTAATATAAGAAGATTCAGTGTcatcataaacaacaacaacgtTTGCAGTTGATTTAATGATTATCTTCAGAGCCTCTTCAGATCTCATGTTAAAGGATGTCAAGATTTCTGGCATCATTTTTACAAAAGCCACACACACTCCAGTCCTGTCCATTTCTCTTTTGAAGTGTGAGAGAATCTGCGTTCCTTTACTGTTATCTGTGAGGATGAGTCCAACCCAGGTCCAACTGAAATGAAGCATCAAAGATGCAATGCCAAGTGAGAGTAATGTGTCCTTTGTGGCTGTCTGGTAAAGAGAGGAGAACTGGCTTCTATCACACAGGATTGTCTGAAAAGGCCCAAAACTAAGCTGAATCAGAAAAAGGAATGAATAGATTAATATGGGAACAATCATTGACTTAATAAAATACATGGCAATGGTAGGGACTAAATGGTGTTTTGGTGACTAAATTCTTGTAACATCCCCTATGAGAATTATTGAGTAATCTTTACAAGACACAACATTTTAATACGTTGTAGCTTCCAAACTTTTCCTTGTTATCCTAAACAACAGCTACATAAACAAATGCCTCATTTCTCTCTGATTTATGATAGTCTCTTTCCCTTCCACTGATAACATCTTTAATATCAAAAGTTTAATATGGGTTTCTACTTTTTGTCAGAGCTGTGTTTCTTACCTGTGGATATTTGTAGAGACCCAGTAGTCTCCCAATATTCGCTGATGCTGTCCAGGATGTTCCTGTTAGTACGGCaacaatcttgtttttcctttgacaggTATAATTTGGAATGTTTATTCCCACTCCTGTGAGCCAAGTCAAAGCTTGCATCATAATATTCCTTCTTTGGACAATATAAAGTTCAAATCCTAGAGATGTGTTGGGTAAAAGATGTGGGTTCCTATTTATCTCCTCAATGGCAAATATGAAGGCCAACATATACTGGTAGTTTTTGAAACTGAGCCTAAAGAAAACAATTGTTCAACATGTATAACAATGAACCATACCATACTGACTATCAGTTTGAtgcaatgatttttaaaatttcaatgtcatctttttaaaataaataatgtcttCACAATAGTGGTTAAAATTAAAATGGCCCAGGTATTAGCAAAAGATCGTTAATTTAGCAAATTTTAGTAAATTTATAATTCTGAAGAGTACCTATTTATTGGATCATTAGCATCTGTGGAATCTTCATGAATAGATTCATATTCTGTTCCCACTAGAATTTTCAGCTGAAAAGAAATAATGAGCAAATGGTATCTTCTAGAAACAAACAGatgattttctgtttgtttctagaaGATACCACAGCCTACATCCCAAAGTGAATCACGACTCATATTTTCCATGTTATTTACCATTTCATCTGATTTCACATCATAAAAGGTGAAGATTCAGTGCCATTATGAACAATAACAACATATGCAGGTGATGTCATGGTTAGCTGGATAGTATCTATGGATCTATGGTCAAAGTCATTTAAGTTTCTTGGCATCAATTTTAGAAACACCTCACATACCTTATTTTCATCCATCTCTTCTCTGAAGTTTGAAAGAATCTGAATTTGGGATTCAGCAAAACCTTCATACATTGTACTCTAAAACCACAGTGACCTATCACGTGTTCCCATCAAAAGCACTCAGGTAGAAAAACTTACTTCTGTCAGTTTTTCTCTGATTAACACACAATGCTGCTTCTGGTAATATCTCCCTATGTCTTTTACTTCATGTATATATCAACAATTCCCAAATCAATATTTGGATCTGATTCTGGTGAATTTGTAATATCCAATGATAGCAGATTACTCTGAACAAATTTTCCTCAATCTCATTGCCATCTTCTCCTTTTGCAGACTCATATAATTGAGAACATGATAACAGAGGGAGCTTATGCGGATTTACAGCCTACAGTCATGACTTGAATCCTCTGGTGTTTTGCTGTTCTGTGTAAGATCAGTTTGTCTAGTTTtcatttatgtttcctttttctctatcaCAATACTTTACTATCCCAAACTTATCAGCTTGCACATGAGATTGGAATTTCTTGATGAAAAATATGTCTTCTTTCTATGGGTTGAGGTCACATAAAACTCTTTTACTTGTATGCTTCACTTGGAAATACTCAACACAGAAGTCACCATGGGACTTGGTGGCAATTTTACATAATGATAGAAAAAGGTCATGTACCCTCTGACTCCAATACACACATGCTTCCTGTGACCATGTAGCACAGCCTAAAATGGAGGGCTCACCATTTTATTTCATGCTCCCACTAAGTGCAATGGAATCCCAAACCACCTTtacattagaaaaagaaatacatttcatCCTACTAAGATGTTAATTtgcaattttaatgttttattttggtttgttgatTTTGTAAGTTTTTATATGGTAACTAATGGCTTGTCAAGAAACTAAACATTTTCCTAGTCATATGTCTCAAAAATGAGATGTTATTA
Coding sequences:
- the LOC127672471 gene encoding vomeronasal type-2 receptor 116-like, with amino-acid sequence MYEGFAESQIQILSNFREEMDENKLKILVGTEYESIHEDSTDANDPINRLSFKNYQYMLAFIFAIEEINRNPHLLPNTSLGFELYIVQRRNIMMQALTWLTGVGINIPNYTCQRKNKIVAVLTGTSWTASANIGRLLGLYKYPQLSFGPFQTILCDRSQFSSLYQTATKDTLLSLGIASLMLHFSWTWVGLILTDNSKGTQILSHFKREMDRTGVCVAFVKMMPEILTSFNMRSEEALKIIIKSTANVVVVYDDTESSYIKILSQLMLLPWKVWVMYSQWDIGLVDDFFLFDYLHGSLFFEQHHDKIHDFQKFVKNYNPSKYPDDGFLARVWYVHFNCSISVPDCKILGNCRHNFSLEYLPANLGFMEMTEGSYNVYNSVYAVAHSLHDMTLQQMQLYSHQISEKNVYPWELNTFLQNVNFKSGDGSQVILDSQRKIDAEYDIFNFANFPNGFRQKMKVGVFSPKAPQWQQLSLSDDMIQWAIGFTEIPHSLCSESCVPGFRKSPQEGKAACCYKCSPCAENEVSNETDVDNCVKCPESHYANRQQNHCLQKAETFLGYEDPLGMVLTCLSLSFTVITAGVLGVFVKYHNTPIVKANNRALTYILLITLICCFLCPLLFIGYPNTATCILQQSIYGGLFTVALSTVLAKTLTVVLAFKITFPGRVLRWFMLSRAPNFIIPMCILIHLVLCGIWLSTSPPFVDSDPQSEHGHIIIVCNKGSAIAFYCVLGYLCCLALGSYTMAYLSMNLPDTFNEAKFLTFSMLVFFCVWVTFFPVYHSTKGKIMVAMEIFTILASSLGLLSCIFAPKCYIILFRADRNSLHCIRDKAHSRGKFHYRVRL